One Indicator indicator isolate 239-I01 chromosome 30, UM_Iind_1.1, whole genome shotgun sequence genomic window, TCTGCCTTGCTTTTTCACCAAAACAGATTTTTCCAACACACAAAACTACTTCAGGATACTTGGTTCCTAAGTTAACCTGGACCTTCTGCTGGAGTTGATCCTCATCAAGAGCCATTCTGGGCCTGAAACAATTAGAAAAGAATTACTCAGGACTTATGCTGAAACACCAAACTTCCAAAGACTACCAAACACATCACCTAGAGAGCAGCCATCCTGTCAACAATAAAGACACCGAGTCACAGAGATGAGGGCAAGAGGGACTTTGTGCCActtggaagcagagagagggcTTCAAACTGGAATTTGTCCTCATGGACTGCATGGCCTCTCTTCTTGCCCTGGAATGACTCAGAAAAGGTTGTACTAAGTCTCAGCTCCATCTGAAGAGCCCACTAACGCTCCTGATTTATAATCAATAAATAATAACAAGCAACCCTTCAACTTGCAGCTCTCTTAGGCCACCCTTGCTAACCTCTGCTGATGGCCACTTgccttctctgcctctcctgagTTGGCTCTGCTGAGGATCAtagctctgctccttgcagctcTGAACCACAGCACAGCTAAAGCAGTAAGGACATCACTGTGAGCTACTTCTTGCTGCCAGGCAGAGGAACTTTCCCATCCAGCTCCACAAATCCTCCTAGTTTGCTGTAACAGGACAGGCTGGCTGACTGCTGAGATCTCTGACTCCCCTGGTGTGACAGAGAGAAGGACAAACCCCACCTCTTCTTCTTAGCTCTGGGCTAAAATGTCAGTATCTGAAACAGCAACTTGAAACCCTTCAATGGCGAAGGCCCAGAATGCTGTGCAGCAGAattgcagagcaaagcagctggagCATGTTCCCTGCTTGCtcctctgccccctccctcGACCAAAAcctaggaaaagaaaacttaCTCTGGTCTGCTTTCACTCCTCTGCATTTCCTCTGATGAAGCAGCAGTACCCCCACACTTCACAGGATCTGTCAGCTCCCTCTCAAGTTTCATatgggtttgtgctgggagcCCTGCAGGGTTACTCCTTGCCTCCCCTTGGCACTTCTCTTCTGGCCAAAGCCTACCAGAGGAAAGaggcaattaaaaaaagcaGGTTAGAAGAAATTCCCCAAATTCCAGCCTTCATATCCATCATGGCTGTTTCAGTCAGGAAAGCTGCTGTGCCACTGAAAGCTGCACAGTTGGAGACACAATTCCAGAAGATGGGAAGCAGGACAGCAAGCTTGAATGTCTGCTGCAGAAGGTTGTTGTGACACTTGCAAGAAGCCTGCCTcgtgccagcttcaaaatgaaagtgctggctggaaccAAATCTTgcggggcttgaagttcagattgcaacatgagagACTTCCTGTCCCGGTTGCTGCTTTGGGGTCGAagttttgggtgttggctcttttctgtTACAACTGATGGGAATGGGCTGGTTCCTTGGTTTTCTGCATTCATACCATCTTTGGTATGCACAGACTTTGTGGAAAGGTTTACCCGGGCATGTCAGCGCTGAGAAGAATGCCTGGCTTCCTGAACtctccacactgctctcagAGTTTAAATCCCACATTTTCGGTAACATAAAGagctcccagctcagcctgctgcaggagctaATGCActgctccctttccttcccttgccccttgtgttCTTTCTCTTCATCTCCCTTTAGAGTCCATTCTGGTGTCCCAGGCTTCACCTTATTCACGCCAAAGGAGAGTTTTTCGCAGCTGTAGTTTTCACTGGAGGTGTCCACCAGCAGTGATTGAGgtattcccccctcccctcagaCGTCTCCTCTGTGCCGCACAGTGAAGCCCATAGGCATGTGGGGGGCTTAAAAAGCTTTTCTCTCGAGAATTCGGCTTCTGCCTCCGTACTTACGAGATGTCTCTGCCGCCAACAAGTGACCTCGGCTCGGCTAAGGGAGGGCTGAAAGCGAAGTCGCTGAGGGGTGAGgcggctgggctgggctgggctgggctgagttGCACTACAGGGTACTGGTTTAGACTGGCTGCACGGGACGGCACTGCACAGCATCGCATCGCACCGTCCCGTCCCGTCCGGTCCCTTTGAGTTCCGTCCCTGCTAGCAGAAGGCACCGCCACGGCCGGCACCGCCCCCTGCCACTGCGGCCTTCCTGCTCCGAGCGCTGCCGTTGGCTGTCGGCCGCCGGGGGTGGGGCAAAGGCAGCTCCGCCTCGgcgctgctggggctgggagagcGCGGAGCGGCCTGAGGCGTGCGTGGGGAAGAGCAGGGCCGGAGAGGCTGCGGGGCTGAAGCTACAGAGGAAGGACATCTGAGGCTGAGCAGTGTGTGGGGAAGGGCGaaactggaggtgaggagattGTCTAAAGGGCTGGGGGGATGCAGGGAACGGAGCTGGGCGCGCGTAGGGCACTGGGGCTGAGGGAGATGCATGGCCAGGGGTGGAGGGAGGATCCGGGGACAAGAGCTGCAAGAGGCCTGGGGTGAGAGTGTAGGGAGAGAGATGGCAAATAGGCTGCGCGTGGGTGGCTTGAGGGAAGGGCTAGATCCAAAGAGGCCTCGGGAGCCTTGGAGAGCCACTGAGCTGAGCGACATTTCCAGGGCTGAGTTTTGTTCCTCTTGTTTTGCCTGCCtggtcccagctctcctgagcGCTTTGGAGTCCCAACTCAGGAGCAGCCTCCGCTGGCTCCAGCTCAGTTCTGTCGGGCATGGCACCCTCCTGTCTTCCCTTGCTGCCCTGCTAAATGTGCTTCATCCCCTCCTTATCTCTAACAGTAGGAGGTGATAAACCAAACCCTTCATGGATGAGCAGCACAAAGCTTTTATCTGCTGCAGGCTGATCAGCCACAGCCTTAACTGATGGCTGTGCTCATGCCTGTTGTGGTGCCAGTGtttgggggggagaggggagggcaagggagaagaagggagaggagtgggAGAGGTAGAGGTGGTTTGCTGGCTTAGCTGAAGGTGTTTGGGAAAGGAAGTGGAGAGGTTTTGCCTGTGCCACCCCACCAACATGGCTTTGTCTCTCCTacagctctggagagacctctgtgctgctggtgcaaGCTGCCATCTCCTCtatgctgctgcaccacagaggtgggtccaggaaggcagagagagcaaCTTGGAGCTTGAGGTCTCAGCTTTGTAGCAGCCACTCTTGCCTCAGCTTCCAAGGCATAGTGTTAACCTACTGCAACGTCTGTCCTGGAGAAAGCCAGAATTAACCCAGAAGCCAGGTTAATCTCTGTTGTGGTGGGGAGGTGTCTGTGTGCTTTTCCAAGAATAAAAACCTTTTCTCTCTGAATTCCTGACATGGGAGCAATCTCCCTATGGAATGGAAAGGCACCTGCCCAAAGCAATGATGAGTGAAGTATAGTCTGAACTGGTATTGCTGAGACTCTGTCTTTGCTCTGACCAGGGCATGATCACGTAATCTTCTCTCTGAGCTGATTTAGGCTAAGTTCATCTGGAGTCAACAGCTTTGCTCCTGAAACTTTCTGGTGCAGCCTGAAAAAgttacagaaaaaatatttaggagtttcagcatttttttttataccagaagaaaacaaaaaccttgATTTGAGAAGTGGGTGGTGGAAATACTTGGCTGGCTTTGTTTATCCCACTGCAGCCCTGGGTTTAGTGCTGAGCTTGTAGGCAGAGGAGTTTCTTGGTTTTCCTCGTGTGTGACATGTCTTATGAACTCCAGATCCTCTGCCACTGCATCTTCCCCTTTTGTACATGGAGCCTGAGCTGTCTGGGCTGTGGACACCTTATCAGCAGCTGGTTCAGCTGGACTCTCATCCAGTGACTGCCAGCTTGGAAGCAGGAGTGGTTTTGGAAGTGAGTTGTAGTGTGGTGCCCAGCCctggtgctctgctctgggtgaagTGCAGCCCTTTTGGGGTCTGGGCTCATGAAGTAGTGGAAAAAATCAGGAGCTATGCTGTGATCTCATCTCTGTTCTCTTCCAGGTCTTGAAGACAGCTTTTACATTCACTTCTTCTGAGCACGAGCTTCTGTGAGGAGTCTATACCTAGGGGTAGAGTTCTGGTGGATTTTTCCTAATGGGAGAAGCCAGGTGGTTGGTTGGGAGGTCAGAAAAAGGACTGAGCAGCTAAGTCTCTGCTTTTGAGAGTGTCTGATGAGTTATGGCTGTGGCTTGGGGTCACTGAACGTTTGTTAGCAGACTTGCTGTCATGGACTAggcctgggctggctgctggattGGTGACAAATGTGCTTGATGaacacttctgccttcccagtaagggagagagactgatgggttgggaaagaaacgAAatcagctgggatggaaagaagaacaatgccatggagTAGAGACAAAGAGAGTTAAGCCAATatggaacccaagccctgatggTAGTAGAgggtcaccactgatgctgggggcaggcactggggaaatcTCAGGctagactcagcagcagatgcaaACCAGATGCAGGAGCTGCATTCTGGAACTGGcttcaggaacacacagatcagggtggaaggcagaatggacagagtcctcctcagacactgtccattgaagaagaggcttgaccctggtgatcccttAACTTGAGCCTGAAAATGCCTTCCATAgaatggaatcccttgttgggcagttgaggatcctgtctgctcctgcctgcaggtggtacctctgccttcctgcaccccaaggtGTGCTCAGGAGCAAATCTAAGGCAGAGATTTGTGCAGCCAAGCCCTTGTCaggaactctccccatcagcttatCCCTGCTGAAAGCAGCCTCTGGaagtgcaaacctgccctgaagtGCAGAAAGTGcctgagtgagcagagcctgagctgggcagtgccagcactgagcagaccTGGTTCTGGTCTAGGTCACACCAGGACGTTTGCAGTCAAGTTGTGGCAGTGATGTGCTGGGCAGCTCCAAGGCTGCTGTTAATGGGATTGTAATAAGCTAGAGGATGAATGGCTGTGTGATACCTGACTGTAGAGACTTCACCAAATAGTTTAAGTCCAAAGGTTGGtttaataaagaagaaaaaaaaaacccaaaacttctaTGGTCTACCTTCAGAGCATTCTagagtcacagactgctttgggtagAAAGAGACTTTtcaaggccatccagtccaacacccctgcagtcagcagaaacatctgcaacaggaacaggttgcacagagctccaaatgacctgcaatggtgccagggatggggcagctcccacctctctgggcagcctgggccaggccctgcccaccctcagtgtcaaaaatttctcccttctctggagtctgaatatccctctttgagttcaagccatccccccttgtcctgtcacagcaagcCCTGCTTCaaggtctgtccccagctttctgatctcctGTTTAAGCTGTGAAAgtccaccagaaggtctccctggaaccttctcttccccaggctgcacaactccaactctctcagcctggcctcacagcagagggcttccagctctcccagcattgctgtagcttcctctggccctgctccaacaggtccctgtctgtgctgaggattccagagctggcccagcaTTGCCaggagggtctcagcagagcacagcagaggggcagaattccctccctgcccctgctgcccatgctgctggggatcagcccaggacaggctggggctgggctggcagtgctcagtgctggctcatctccagtttTTCTTGTCTCAGCCCCctgaagtccttctccacatggctactctccagcccttcatccccagccAGGATTGCTACTGGTAGTTGCCCTGACCAAGGGGCAGGACCTTGACTTTGGCTTTGGCCTTACTGAATCTCCTGAGGCTCACACATCCCCACTTCTCCAGGTGTCTCTGGGTGGATCTTGTCCCTCAGCTGTGTCAACTGCACTgctcagtttggtgtcatctgcaaacttgctgagggtgccttgaTCTTAAtgtatcactgatgaagatactaaacaggacagacccctgaggggacaccactggtcatCCATtgccatctggacattgagctgttgaccaCCACCTTCTGGCTGCGAGCAATCATGGCTTTAATGACACTGCTACAGCTCAAAGATCAATCAGAACGTTTGAACAGCCAACGATCCAACTGGAGAACCTTACCACAACTTGGCAGTGGCCAGGAATCTCTGAAGCACCACCAAGCTcaaaggagctgcagtggtTGAAATACTTCCTGTGGCACATAGGAGAGGGGTGAATTCAGGCTGAgtgccagccagctgctggcctgGGGGGGTTGCATGTCTGGGAGTGCAGGGCAGAGGCCCTTCAGCTCTCGGGGGAGTAGAGTTTGACCAGGTGCTGCAGCTCGGTGGCGTAGCCTGTGATGGGGCAGCTCTGGTGGCTCTTGACGTGGCTGTAGATGCAGCGGTAGCAGAACACAAAGCCAGAGGTGGACAGGGCCGTGGCGTTGACGCGGATTTTGCGGCAGAGAGGGCACACAGTCTTCAGCTtgggcaggagagctgaggtgGCCCCGTGGTCCAGGTGCACCGGGGGCGGAGGGGTGGGGAGCGCCGTCAGGGATTTGATGGTCTCCTGGTTTTCTGAGGAGTACCACCAGTCCAGGAACTGAAGGAAGAACACGCTGACAGACAGCCCAGTGGACAGGGAGAAGGCAATGCCTCCCAACGCCTTCCTTGCTGCTGACTGCACTCGTGTTCTAATGCTGTGAAAGAAGACACAGAGACACTGTTACTGCTGCACCTTCGTGTAGCTACAAACCACAGCCAAAAAGACTTGGAGAGCTAAGTtcagaatcccagcacggtgggggttggaagggacctgtgaggattatccagtccaacctcttgCTCAAggagggcacccacagcagcttgcccaggatcacaatgcccaggtggctttggaagttctccacacaaggagactccacaacctctctggacagcctgccccaggcctccagcaccctcaaagtcaCAGCTTTAATACAGCTTCTGAATGCTAAGGAAGTTGGCCAACGTATTCCATGTTTGTAATGAGGCATCTGCTAGGATGTTTCTCTCATATACTTTGAGATTTAGGAAGGTTTCAAGTCCTGTTCGGTTTCGAAGTCTAAACTGGAAAAGTTTGAATTCAGGGGATCTGGACCATGGAGCCTTTCACTCATGGATCCTTGTTTTGACCACGTTAAGCTTGGTCACGacaagctgctcctcagcaaaaTCATTGAGCTAAGTTCCAGTCCTGTCAGTGATGGTGTTGCAGTCCCCCTTCCTGTGTTAGAGAAGTTCAGGTGAAGAACGAACAGGATCAAGGCTGCAGTGTCAGAAAAGACCCTCAAACACAGCAATTTTATTACCTGTGAAGCTAACCCCTGTTACCTGTTTCCTTACTTACACGAACAAGACCTTTTTGGAGCACGTTTTGCCAACACAAAAGTTCACCCTGAAGAATTTCTGGAGAACCAGAGAGTTTTACTTACAGCATCCCCTTTAAATTAACACCCCCACAGAAcccctgggagagcagcagctaaGTCATGTCCCAACACACCTGAGTGCCTgacttgagggtgctgcagccgatctcttctccagggcctGGAtgtcctctgcagtcagcctgACGAGGCGCACACCAGCCAGCCTCAGCAGGGGTGAGTGATGCTGAGCTTTCCCCAGGATGTAGCACAGCTGCTGGATGAGGAACCACCCCTCCCAGGTCATGTTTACAAAGGGGTAGGCAGCCAGAAAGGCTCTGTAAAAGCGCTTCCAGGCCGATGATGGAGGGTGGATGGAGTACTCATCCTCATCCCTCAGGCTGGACACCAGTTTCTCGAGCTTTCCTTTCAGGTAAGGAACAAGAACCAGCAAGAGGAGAGACTTCCAGTGCTGCCTCTTCGGCAGGCCGGCAGTGGCCAgcggctgctgcctgcagtctcCCAGAGCTATCCTCTTTAAGCTGTAGAAGTTCTCAGAGAAGGAAGCACTGCACctggccaggcagtgctgctggagcagcagatcCAGCACGACGTAGACCTCGTCAAACCAGCGCCAGAGAAAGCCGTACCGGCCAGGGTTAGACTCAGCAAGCACCTATGGAAAGGGACACAAAGCGGGAAACACAATGTGCTAAACTGCAGCAACTCTGAGTGCTGCCTCTGGGTCAGGAAGTGACCTGCTGCCCCGGGCCTGCCGGGAGGAGGAATCGGGCACCTTCATCCCCTTCCCTGGCTCCGGGCCTCGCCCCTACCTTAACCAGGTGCTGCAGGGCGGGTTTCACGGCGGCCATCAGGCTGTCCTGTGCCACCGCCTCGAAGATGGAGGGGCGGTCATCGCCGGCCGAGGAGCCCGTCAGGTGAGCGCCGAGCTCCGCCATGGCGCCGGCCGCACTCCGGCCCGTCGCCAGGGGGTGCGCTCGCCCCGCAGGGCACCCACCTGGCGCAGCGGAGCTCCGCCCCCGGAAGCGCCGCCAGGGGGGCGCTCTGTCTCCAGCCCTCGCCTCTATGGTGCTGGGGATCGCGCTGGGCGGGGAGGGTTTGTTCTCGCGAGCCCTGCCGGTGCCGTCGTTCCCGCTTCCGGTTCCGCCGTCGCCGCCCACACAGTGGTGTCCAGCTCGCGCCGTGAGTGGGGCCGGTGCGGCCAGGGCACTGGTGGGGGGGCTGGGATAGAgtggggaggagctgggagagaaCTGAGAGAGGGACTGGAATAGGGTGGGGAGGGGCACTGGTGAGGAACTGGGAGcgggggctgggaggggggaggtgaGGATAGGGTTGGGGGGGACACTCGTGAGGAGCTGAGAGGAGGTGAGGGGTACTGGTGAGGCACTGGTGAGGTACTGGGAGAGGGGGCTGGGATAGGTTGGGGAGGGGCTTCGGGGTGGAGGTAGGAGGGGCTACTGGGAGGAGGTGAGTGGCCGTGGTGGGTGCTAGGAGAGGATACTGAAATGTGTTGGAGACAGGATGAGGTGGGGAGCTCGGGTAGGATAGAGCCGAGAGAGTCAGTGTGAGGTAGCGGAGAGGATGGAGGGTCGCTGGGAGCGCTGAGTAGCTGGGTGCAGAGGTAGTAGGAGGGGAACTGGCAGGGTGAGGGATGGGGACTGGGCCGTGGCAGGAGGCCCTGGTTGGGAGGGCAGTTGCTAGAGATGGGCGTGCTGGGGAGTAGGGTGGGTTTGGTGGGACTGGGAAGGGAGGTGGGATGGGAATGAGCAGAGGAAGCTACTGGCAGGACTgggcagggatggaggctgGAGCCCACTGAGgtgggctgctggggctgggaatTCTGGGAAGGAAAGTTGGCATTGGAGGGGGATGCTCCTACAACTGGAGGGCACTGGAAGAGGTCTGGGGGTTCCTGCTGAGGGGGAAAGGCTTGGTGGGCAAAGGATGTAAAAGGGAGGGGGCCCTGGGAGGGGGGTGGTTGCTGTGGGTGATGGAGGGGCTGCAAGTCCTGCTGTGGGCTGTGGTTGGAGGTGTGTAGCATTGGAGGGACTGGTGGCAAAGCTGAGAAGGGCTATGAGGAGGTGATAAAATCCACAGAGCATTTGAGAGTGGAATGGGAGCCATCTAAGGGGTGTTTGCTTCCCAAGAGGGAAGCAAATGgcctgccccagcacacacCATTAGGGCTGTGGGTTTCTAAAGCCTTGGTGCTGCTTCCTCTCTGCCAACTGCCTTTGGCTGCTCTCTTTATTTTCCTGGTGGTCCAGTGGCTGTGAGCCACCCTTGGGCTACTCGAGAGGCTTTTTGCAGGTGAAATGGGTGCAGAAAAAGGGTGGTGGCACCAGCTGCAGTGTAAGACAGGTTAAACTGGGGATCATGTTAGAGATTTAGGAGTTCAGTGCTGCATGGttgcagtgctggggagcaTGGATCAGTACTGAGGCTTTAAACTGCCCACATTCCTGTTTGCACCtctggtgggggctggtctgGCTGTCACTGGAGATATGCATGGGGCAAAGCCATGGCTGGTCAGACACAGCATCCAGTTTTCAGTGTGCTTTTGGGCTGAGGAGGGGCTCCTTAGTCTTTTCATTTAATCTTGTTTTTGGTGCAGTCTACATTTAAATGTCAAGGCAATGCTTATAACATTTGGCATTGCTAGAGCTTCTGGGGAACTTCCTCTGTTTCATCTCTTCTTGTTTGCTGGGGCTGGAACAGGAACCTTTTGCTGTCAGCTTGAACACTTCTGACCTGTTTCCACCTTAGCAAATGCTGGATGTAGAAAGATAGGAAGGAGGGGGTGTAGATTTCCTCCTAA contains:
- the PEX12 gene encoding peroxisome assembly protein 12; the encoded protein is MAELGAHLTGSSAGDDRPSIFEAVAQDSLMAAVKPALQHLVKVLAESNPGRYGFLWRWFDEVYVVLDLLLQQHCLARCSASFSENFYSLKRIALGDCRQQPLATAGLPKRQHWKSLLLLVLVPYLKGKLEKLVSSLRDEDEYSIHPPSSAWKRFYRAFLAAYPFVNMTWEGWFLIQQLCYILGKAQHHSPLLRLAGVRLVRLTAEDIQALEKRSAAAPSSQALSIRTRVQSAARKALGGIAFSLSTGLSVSVFFLQFLDWWYSSENQETIKSLTALPTPPPPVHLDHGATSALLPKLKTVCPLCRKIRVNATALSTSGFVFCYRCIYSHVKSHQSCPITGYATELQHLVKLYSPES